A region from the Melospiza georgiana isolate bMelGeo1 chromosome 10, bMelGeo1.pri, whole genome shotgun sequence genome encodes:
- the SEPTIN2 gene encoding septin-2 translates to MKAIHNKVNIVPVIAKADTLSLKERERLKKRILDEIEEHGIKIYHLPDAESDEDEDFKEQTRLLKASIPFCVVGSNQLIEAKGKKVRGRLYPWGVVEVENPEHNDFLKLRTMLITHMQDLQEVTQDLHYENFRSERLKRGTRKIEDEEVNKDQILLEKEAELRRMQEMIARMQAQMQMQMQSGEGDSSGHHV, encoded by the exons ATGAAGGCCATACACAACAAAGTAAATATTGTACCAGTGATTGCAAAAGCTGATACACTTTCTctgaaggagagagagagactaAAGAAAAGG ATTCTGGATGAAATAGAAGAGCATGGCATCAAGATTTATCACCTGCCTGATGCTGAATCAGATGAGGATGAAGATTTTAAGGAGCAGACCAGACTCCTGAAG GCCAGCATTCCATTTTGTGTAGTGGGGTCCAATCAACTCATTGaagcaaaaggcaaaaaagtCAGAGGTCGGCTCTACCCGTGGGGTGTAGTTGAAGTGGAGAATCCAGAGCATAATGACTTCCTGAAGCTGAGGACCATGTTAAT CACCCACATGCAGGACCTTCAGGAGGTGACCCAGGATCTTCACTATGAGAATTTCCGCTCTGAGAGGCTCAAACGAGGCACCAG gaaaataGAAGATGAAGAAGTGAATAAAGACCAGATTCTGCTTGAGAAGGAAGCAGAA ctgcgTCGCATGCAGGAGATGATTGCAAGGATGCAGGCACAGATGCAGATGCAGATGCAAAGTGGAGAAGGTGACAGCAGTGGGCACCATGTGTAA